The genomic DNA AAGCGGTGAGTGGAGATCCTGAGAGTATCATCAGTGCTTTAAAACAAGGCAATGCAGAACAACTGAGCCAGTTTTTTGATAATATCCTGGATATTAAGCTTCCTGAAAAAGATGAGATCAAGAACGTAGGTAAGAACCAGGCTGGTATTACCTTAAAGAACTTCTTCTCCGAAAACCGCGTCAAAGGCTTCGAACTTACTTCGCAACGCGAAATGGGCGGAACCATGTACATGACCGGTAAATTACAGTCCTCGGGTAAAAGCTATAATATTACACTGATGATGAAATCAAAAGGCGACAAAACCTCCATCATTACCGTCCGGATCAATTAAGATCCACTGAAAATAATAGCTAAGTCCTGCACGAAAGCAGGACTTTTCTTTTTTCCTCATTTCCTACCTTTGAAACTATGATAGCACACTTTGATGAACAGCTCGACCATTTAATCCGCGAGGCGTTAAGGGAAGATATAGGCAGCGGCGACCATTCAACGCTTAGCTGTATTCCGGCAGGACAACAGGGCAAAGCCGTTTTAAAGATCAAACAAGACGGTATTCTCGCCGGCGTAGACGTGGCTCATTCCATTTTTACCCTGGTGGAACCTTCCAGCGATATACGTGTATTTAAACATGATGGCGATACCATGACGGCAGGAGAACAGGCTTTTGAAGTAAAAGCCTCCATTCATACCATCCTGAAATGTGAACGGCTGGTATTGAACTGTATGCAGCGTATGAGCGGTATTGCAACCTTAACACGCCGCTATACCAGCCAGCTGCAGGGATATAAAACCCGCCTGCTCGATACGCGTAAAACCACTCCCAACTTCCGCCTCCTCGAAAAAGAAGCAGTACGTATTGGCGGCGGTACCAATCACCGCTTCGGCCTTTACGATATGATCATGCTGAAAGATAATCATATCGATTTCTGCGGCGGACTGGAACCGGCAATTGAAAAAGCATGGTCCTACGTTCAAAAGGAACAGCCCGAACTGAAAATAGAGATCGAAACCCGCAGCCTCGATGACGTAAAAACAGTGATTGCAGCAGGTAAAGGCAAGGTTTTCCGTATTATGCTCGACAACTTCACTCCCGAACAGGTAGCAGAAGCT from Filimonas effusa includes the following:
- a CDS encoding DUF4783 domain-containing protein; translation: MKRLLLMAGLGFILLSFKAVSGDPESIISALKQGNAEQLSQFFDNILDIKLPEKDEIKNVGKNQAGITLKNFFSENRVKGFELTSQREMGGTMYMTGKLQSSGKSYNITLMMKSKGDKTSIITVRIN
- the nadC gene encoding carboxylating nicotinate-nucleotide diphosphorylase, which produces MIAHFDEQLDHLIREALREDIGSGDHSTLSCIPAGQQGKAVLKIKQDGILAGVDVAHSIFTLVEPSSDIRVFKHDGDTMTAGEQAFEVKASIHTILKCERLVLNCMQRMSGIATLTRRYTSQLQGYKTRLLDTRKTTPNFRLLEKEAVRIGGGTNHRFGLYDMIMLKDNHIDFCGGLEPAIEKAWSYVQKEQPELKIEIETRSLDDVKTVIAAGKGKVFRIMLDNFTPEQVAEALQLIGGAFETEASGGINLSNIVDYAKTGVDYISVGGLIHQAQSLDLSLKAVIV